From one Gracilimonas sp. genomic stretch:
- the serC gene encoding 3-phosphoserine/phosphohydroxythreonine transaminase yields MKRVHNFSAGPAALPLEVLEIVQDELLDYHGTGTSIMEKSHRGKEYTKIDSEAKERLNRILGLGDDFHIMFLQGGATAQFMQIPFNFLHKDETADYINTGVWSQKAIKEAKLFGNVHVPFSSEEQDFTRVPTNKELKLSENPRYVHYTSNNTIYGTQFQSEPDSNGAPLICDASSDFISRPIDVDRYGLIYAGAQKNLGPSGVTVVIVRKDFLKTNTKKDIPTFLNYHSHSERIFNTPPSFAVYMVNLVLQWVEEKGGIPYFQKLNNQKAELLYRTIDQDDFYQGTAEKESRSKMNVTFRLPSKELEQSFLKEAEEHDLVALKGHRSVGGVRASIYNACTLESVQALTNFMIDFRSKKG; encoded by the coding sequence TCATGGAGAAAAGTCACCGTGGAAAGGAATACACTAAGATAGATTCGGAAGCGAAAGAACGACTTAACCGAATTTTAGGACTTGGTGATGACTTTCATATCATGTTTTTGCAGGGTGGAGCAACAGCCCAATTCATGCAGATTCCTTTCAATTTTCTCCATAAAGATGAAACGGCAGATTATATAAATACCGGGGTTTGGTCCCAAAAAGCTATTAAGGAAGCAAAACTATTCGGAAATGTTCATGTACCCTTCAGCAGTGAAGAACAGGATTTTACCCGTGTTCCTACTAATAAGGAGCTGAAACTGTCTGAAAATCCTCGTTATGTTCACTATACTTCAAATAACACTATTTATGGTACTCAGTTTCAAAGCGAGCCAGACTCAAATGGCGCTCCGCTGATCTGTGATGCTTCTTCGGATTTTATTTCCCGCCCAATTGACGTAGATCGTTATGGGTTGATTTACGCCGGGGCCCAAAAAAACCTGGGGCCATCGGGAGTAACCGTAGTTATCGTGAGAAAAGACTTTCTTAAAACAAATACAAAGAAGGACATCCCCACTTTCCTGAATTACCATTCCCATAGCGAACGTATTTTCAATACTCCGCCATCTTTTGCAGTATATATGGTAAATCTGGTTTTACAGTGGGTGGAAGAAAAAGGTGGAATTCCTTACTTCCAGAAGCTGAACAACCAAAAAGCTGAGCTTCTTTACCGTACTATTGACCAAGATGATTTTTATCAGGGAACAGCGGAGAAAGAATCCCGTTCAAAAATGAACGTCACCTTTCGGTTGCCATCCAAAGAGTTGGAACAAAGCTTTCTTAAAGAGGCGGAAGAACATGATCTGGTTGCTTTAAAAGGTCACCGAAGTGTTGGAGGAGTTCGTGCCAGTATATACAATGCCTGCACTTTAGAATCCGTACAAGCATTGACAAACTTTATGATAGACTTTCGTTCTAAAAAAGGATAG